Genomic segment of Vibrio celticus:
CATCGCTGATGAGATATGGAGCGACCAAACGACTTATGTTCACCCTTGCACCAAGGCGAGCGGCTAACAGATACATGCCACCGATTTTACGATGGAGGAATAGGGCGTCAGCTGGTGGCGTGTGCCAATACTCTTGCTCCATGCTCAAGATGGTGCCAGCTTCACGCAGTCGTTGAGCGAGTCCGCTGGCTTTAAAATCGTAGTCTTCGTCTACCAACATGGGTTCGCAGGCCATAGTCACTAAGTTAAGAATGGCTTGGCGCTGCTCGGGCAGTATGGCTTCGCTAAAGAACCCAATCTGTTCGAGTGCTTGATTGAGCCCTGATTCGTCTTGATTAACAACAGAGGTAAAGGCCAAACGATAGCCATCACTGAATCGGTCACTGTATTCACGGGTGGCACCGAAATCCAATAAGCCAATCTGTCGTGTTTGTTCTACATACAAGTAATTGGCGAAGTTAGGATCGGTTTGCACCATCTTGAGGTCAAACAGCTCTTTGAACATTAACTCGAGCAAGCTGTGCATCACAAAATCTCGAGTACTTTGATCATAACCTTCAATTTGCTCTATCGAGATGCCCTCAATAAAGTCCATGGCGAGCACCGATTCTGATGAGATTTGCGTATGAATCTTAGGCACGACGAAGTGAGAGTGCTCTTTTAATGCATTTTGACAACGAGTCGCATACTCTGCCTCACGAGCATAGTCGGCTTCATCATGTAGTTGTTTTTTTGCCTCTTCTAACAAGCCTTTGTAATCGACTGACTTTGGTATCAACCCAACAATATTGAGCAATGTACCAACGTTATCCACATCACTGTCGATACTTTTTCGAATGCCAGGGTATTGGACTTTGACGGCGAGTTTGTCTCCCGCATCGCTATAGGCTTGGTGAACCTGGCCTATAGATGCGCTGGCAATAGGTTTAAAGTTGAAGGAAAGGAATTCGGCTTTCCAGTTGATGCCGAGTGAGCTTTCTAACACTTGGTTGAGCTGCTTTGTTGGCAGAGGATCTGCGTCTGAGCGCAGGCGAGAAAGAATGTCGGCTAATTCAGGTTCTAAGACATCGCCTGCATCCATTGATAGCATCTGCCCCAGTTTCATTGCTGCACCGCGCAGGTGTGCGAGTTGATCGGTTAGACGAGCAATGTTTTGTGGCGTTAGCAGTAAGTCTTTTGCTTTGGGCCTGTTGCCTTGTGCTATTTGCTTGGTGCCTTCCGTTAGCACATTACCCGCGACCCTTGTTGCCAGCGAGGCAAACTTACTGAATCTAGAAATTCGATGAGTGGGAAGGTTTCTCTCTTTTGCCGACATAAAGGTTCTCACTTAGTTATCAAGAATCACTACAAAGTTCTATAAATCATTACCCAACCGAATGTTTTGTTGTGGTAACTTGTCTAGCGAAACAGTAAACAGAATTTAAAGGGCAAAACATGAAGTTTATTTGGTTAAAAGTCGCGGTTACCGTTTTAGTTTTTGCTGCGCTGTTTGGTGTGGTGTATTACAAAGTCGCGAGTGGTATGTCTTAACCAAGCGCTATTTTGTGCAGCTGTTCCCATCGCAGCGCGACTTTCCGGTTAACCAGAAAGAGACTTTGTATCGGTTCTTGGCAAACCGAAGATAACACCAGTCGGCCACTGGCTTGAATATCGCCCAACGTAAAGGGGCGTATAGCCAACCTTTTCCTACTAAGCGCCACGCTTGGTAGGTCACGTCTAAACCTAGCAGCAGTTTTCCATTCTCATCCAGTGCATGCAAAACGGTGTTGGCTGCGTCGGCATCAATCTGAGGGTAGTCTGAAAAGGCTTCACTGTAGATATCGATGGTTTGAATCTTATTCTCGACATCATGCTTTGCAAGTGCCGCTATCTCCTTTGCGCACAACGGGCATGTCCCATCGTAAAATATCGTTAATGAAGTCATTGCTTCCCTTACTATTTTTACCAATTACAAACTATACGCAATCACCGATTAGGTGGATCATTTTGCTCAGTTATCCGACACTGTAATTGTGACGACTATTTTACAGTGCCATCTCGAGGTAAAATCCGTTCCATGCAATTACATATTAAGAGTCGATCCCCAATGACAACGAAATCAATGAGCCGCTTCATTATAGCCTTCATAACCCTAATGCTAGGTGGTTGTGTTAGCTATAGCGTGACTGAACAAGAAATGACGAACTACCTACAAGATTCAGTGATGTTAGAGCAAGAAGTCGGTGTTCAAAACGTTATGTATGCGCAAGTCGCTGTCGATGACTTAGCGGTGCAAATTGGCCGAGCTGATGCCGAGCGTGTGTCTGTTCTGGCGAATACCAATGCACAAGTTCAGGTGTTTAACGTGCCGAACATGAGGTTGGATCTTGATATCGAGTTCAGTGCGATTCCTGAATACGACAAAGAGAGTGGCGAGATTTATTTGAAATCATTGCGTTTAGAGCGCTTTGAAGAAAAAGACAAACAGCTTTCTCCTGAGGTCGCCAAACTACTTAAGCCTGCCGTTTCTATGATTGGTTTTGCGTTGTCTCAGTCGCCAGTTTATAAACTGGACAGCAACAAGGTTCAAGAGTCATTGATCAAGTCATCGGAACCTAATCTAGTGATTAAAGACAACAAGTTGGTCATCGAGTTATTCGATTAACCTTTCACGTTTAGCTTAGACTCAGATTTAAAACACAATGGCTGCCGATTTGGTGGCCATTTTTGTTTGTGTTGAATCAGCAAGATTTCTGTTTTTAGGCTGTCTATCCAGATTGTTTTCTCTGGCTCATTTATTGAATTAGCCGCGTATCTCACCTTTACTTTACTCTTGTGAGCAAGTCATCGCTTCAGTCATCAAATCATAAGAAAGAAAAGGTGAGCGAACTATGAAGAATCCAGTAATAGCGGATAACAAACCCGTTAAGGTCGAGCTAACAGAAGGGGAGGAGTATTACTTCTGTACCTGTGGGAAATCGAAAAACCAACCGTTTTGTGATGGTTCTCATGCAGGAACGGGCTTCAAACCGAAGAGTTTCGTGGCCCAGGAAACCGGCGACGCTTACCTGTGCCGCTGTAAGTATTCGAACAACCTCCCTTTCTGTGATGGCACCCATAAACAGTTTACGGCTGAGCAAGTGGGCCAAGAAGGCCCCGATGTTCACATCCAAGCGGCAACGCCCGATCTCTCACCTGCGGCTTCTGCAACCAAAGAAGAGCCCACGGTCGAATTCATTCATCAATTAGCACGAGATGGCTTATCCAAAGTGGGTCACCATGGGCCAATGACTTCAATGGGTGTTCCAAGATATCTATTACCTCACTGGGATGATATTCAAGTGATGGTTGCACAAATGGCGACCAAACCGTTATTGGAAAATGTGCCCGTCGGTACTGAGCTTATTATTGGGCCAAAAGCGAAAAAGCCACTCAAGTTGAACATATCCTTATTTGTTTCTGATATGAGTTTTGGTTCGTTATCTGAAGAAGCGAAAATTTCTTTAGCGACAGGCGCGGAGCTGGCGGGAACGGGAATTTGCTCGGGTGAGGGCGGTATGTTGCCCGAAGAGCAAGCGGCGAACTCACGTTACTTTTATGAATTAGCCAGCGCACAATTTGGCTACGATGAATCTAAGCTCAAAAATGTCCAAGCCTTCCATTTTAAGGGTGGGCAGGGTGCTAAAACCGGAACAGGTGGTCACCTACCTGGGGCGAAGAACATTGGCAAGATAGCTGAGGTGCGTGGTATTGAAGCAGGTACAGCCGCGATTTCTCCACCCACCTTTGTTGATCTAAAAACCGTCGAGGATTTCAAAAAGTTCGCCGACCGAGTTCGAGAAGTGACAGGCGGAATCCCAATTGGTTTCAAGTTGAGTGCCAATCATATTGAAGAGGATATTCAGTTTGCGCTTGATGCCAGTGCCGATTACATCATTTTGGATGGTCGAGGCGGTGGTACTGGGGCGGCGCCAGAAATGTTCCGTGACCATATTAGCGTGCCAACTATTCCAGCGCTTGCTCGTGCCAGAGCCTATCTAGACAAGCAAGGCGTAAGTGACAGAGTCACCTTAATCATTACTGGTGGGCTTCGTGTTCCAATGGACTTTGTAAAAGCGATGGCGCTTGGTGCAGATGGTGTCGCTATCTCGAACAGTGCCATGCAGTCGATAGGGTGTGTTGCCGCCCGAATGTGTAACACCAATAATTGCCCGGCGGGCATCGCGACTCAAAAAGCCGATTTACGCCAACGGTTAAATGTCGAGAAGGCATCGAATCAATTGAAGAACTTCTTCGAAGCCTCGACTGAGTTGATGCAAGTGATGGCGAGAGCGTGCGGTCATGACCATTTGAATCAGTTTAACCCTCACGATTTGGCGACATGGAATCGCGAAATGGCCGAGCTATCCGGTGTCGCTTACTCTGGTGTCAGTCCATTAAATCAACTTAAGTAAATAATACTTCGATAAAGCACACTCACTGTATTTTGGGTGTGCTGACTTTTTCCTGTGTAATGCCAACCTATGTTTAACCTTTCGTAATTAACTGCTTTATAAGTGTTTTTAAGTTATTTCCTATTTTTTGAAAATATCGCTTTACCTAAAGTTAACTTGAGGTTTTATCATCATCCCCAATCTAAAAACACAATCTATCACCTTGTCACCTAGTGCAGATTTTGATGTTATCAAACAGACGTTACGAATCTTCAGTTATGAACTTTGAGCTCCGTAATTGAAGTCATGAGTGCATAAAGGTGAGAAAACTGAACAAGGATCAACAATGAAAGTATTAGCGATTGGCGCGACCAACAGTAAAGCATCGATTAACCAACAATTGGCAGCGTACACCGCAAGCTTAGTTGAGGGCGCACAAGTAGAGGTGCTCGATCTTAATGATTTCGAGATGCCCATTTACAGTGAAGACAGAGAAAAAGAGTCTGGCGTTCATCAACACGCGCAGCGCTTTTTTAGCAAGATTGGCGAAGCAGATGCTGTGGTCATCTCTTTTGCAGAGTACAACGGTTCATACACCGCAGCCTTTGAGAATGTGTTTGATTGGACATCACGAATCGACATGAAAGTGTACCAAGGCAAACCTGTTGTGATGCTCTCCACATCACCAGGCCCCGGTGGCGCAAGCTCTGTGTTGTCGTCTGCGGTACATTCTGCACCTTACTTTGATGCTGATGTGAAGGGGTCGATGTCGGTGCCAAGTTTCTACGACAACTTTAATGTAGAAACGGGTGAGATCATCAATGCCGAGATGGCCGAGAACTTGAAATCGATCATGAATCAGATTTAGAAATCGAATGACCTTCAATTAGACAAAGCAGCCATGTTCATGACTGCGTTTCGTTGAGCCCGCAGTCAAAGTTTAAGGACATTAATTAGTTAAAATGAGAATTGGTCGTTATTATAAAGTTAAAGTAAGCTTTAAATATTTATGATCTCAAGGATAGTGTCGTAATGAGAAACATCGTATACCTCACCATTGGTCAGCTGTCAGAGCGAAGCGGTGTCGCTCCTTCAGCGCTGCGCTTTTACGAAACCAAGGGGTTGATTGCTTCGATTCGTACTAACGGAAATCAGCGCCGTTATCAGTCGGCGATGTTGAGACGAATTGCGTTGATACAAGTCGCACAGTCGATAGGCTTCACGTTGGAAGAGATCACCGAAGAATTATCGACACTGCCGATGAACCATACCGCGACTAAGCGAGATTGGGAGCGCGTTGCTAAGAAGTGGCAGGGGCAACTCGACAGTAAAATGGCGCAAATTAAATCGCTACAAGAGAACTTAACAGGCTGTATCGGTTGCGGATGCTTGAGTATGCAAAAGTGCAACTTGCTAAATCCTGATGATATCTTGCATGACCAAGGGCAGGGCGCACAACGGATCGTTGACCAGACTAACTGAGTGTCCCAAAGGCATGGAGCAGCGAACTAAGTTTCAGGTTTTTGCTCAATGGGTTAAGCAACAGTTGTGACGAATAGCGTACCTAGACAAACACGAATTATAGGTCTAGTTTAGATGGTTCTTTCAATAAAAGAAGAGGTTAGTTATGTTCAGCCATGTTTTTCTCGGTACCGAAGATATTGAACGCGCGAAGGCTTTTTATGACCCAATCATGAAAGTGCTTGGTTATAGCGAAGGTTCTGTTGACCCTAAAGGGCGCTGTGTTTACGTTAGCCAAACGGGTGTGTTGGGCTTAACTCAGCCGATTGATGGTCAGCCTGCGACTCACGGCAACGGCATGACGGTGGGTTTTCTTGCGTCTTCTCCTGAAGTTGTAGATGACTGGCATCGAGTTGGCGTCGAAAATGGCGGTACCAGCATTGAAAACGGGCCCGGAGCGAGAGGTTCTGACGAGCGTCGCTTGTACATGGCTTATTTGCGAGATCCTGATGGAAACAAGATCTGTGCGACTCACTTTATGCCATAGTTCGCTTTATGTCATTGTTCATTTTATGCCACAGTGGCGTATACTTAGATCATATTGATGGTTCGGAGTTGGCTAAGTAGCGGCTCTGGACTTGTTAGCTTCCCGATGACTCAAAATTTTGCAAAGGACTGGCTAGATGAAACCGAACGAACTGTTTTATGAAAGTTTTGAGCGCTGCCGGATTGACCAAGAATTTCTCGAAACGTTTTTGGCGGATTTTTGCGAGCATAATCCAAGATTTTCAGAACGTTTTGAAAAGATAGGATTAGAGCAGCAAACCAAGATGCTTAAAGCCTCGATCATTCTTATCTATAACTCTGCTGGTCTACCAAGCGTGCGTAACTCAGTAAGGAAATTGGGTAAAAGGCATAAAGACCTAGGGCTGGATATTTCCGAGATTGAACTCAACGAGTGGTTCAATTCGTTACTCAATACAGTTAAAAAATACGACCCTCACTACGATGAAAGCGTTGAACAAGCTTGGACAGAAACTCTCGAGGCCGGCTTAACTATCATGAAGAAAGAGTGCGTAGTCTGAATCAAAATGTCTACAAAGTAAGCCACGAATCATATGTGGCTTACTTTAGTGTTATCCGTGACTAGATTAGAAGGTAAAGCCTGTTTGAATACCCAAAGCTGACTCCTTGGTATACCAACCACTTGAACCACCGAATTCATACCAATCAAATCCAGCTCGAGTTACAAACTTGGAGTTGCAGAATACTGGCTTTAGTGACTTGTATTTTGGTCGTTTAAAAGCGTATTTTGAACATGCAAACAAAGGCTGCAGAAAACGCTATTTTGCTTTCAACGTCGTGTTTCGTTCAATGAACTTCACTGGCACCATCAGCTTAACCAAGCTTGTGTCTTGCTCTTGAATCTGGCTAACGACAATTTTCACTGATTCACGTGCAAGGCGTCTGAAATCTTGCTTGAAGGTAGTGAGTTGGTAGTTCAACCATTGAGTCTGTGGGATATCATCAAAACCAATCACTTGAAGATCTTCTGGAATACGCAGGTTAAATTCTAAGCGCGCCACATCCATTACTGCCATCGCGAGGTTATCTGTCGCACAGAAAATCGCTTGAGGATGTGTGGGTTCTGAAAACAGAGTCCGAATGGTCTCTAGAGCATCAAGGTAGTCATAGTCAGCTTCAATAACACGAGCTTGCTTGCCTGTTAGATCTTCGAATTCTGAGCAAAAGCCCGATTCACGCTCGCCGTTGGTGTAGGTTGGCACGTTACCTGTCAGGTAAACCGCTGACTTTGTTCCTACGCTATGTAAATGCTGAGCGGCGACTTGGCCAGCGGCGTAGTTGTCACTTATTACATGGCTACTCTTAGTCCCCTCAACTACACGAGCATACTGAACAATGGGGATGTTGAACTCTTCACACTCTTCATAAAGCGACTTATTAAAGGTCGCCGAAGCAGCAATTACGCCATCAACTCGGTATTGGAAGATATTAGGAATCGAGTGGTTGTCGTTTCCATCAACTTGCCAAGGAATCAATACCGCAGAGTAACCCTGTTTTTGTAGCTCAGTAGAGATAAGCTGCAGAGTTTTCATGTGGATAGGGTAGTCGGCATCTGGGAAAACTAAGCCAATCAATTTGGATTCATTTGTCGTCAGACTGCGGGCAAAGGCATTGGGACGATAATTCAACGATTTTGCTGCATCGAACACTTTTTGCTTGGTCTTTTCAGACACTGAACTGCCCGGGACAAATACACGAGATACAGTTGATTGAGAAACGCCAGCAAGTTTAGCGACATCTTTAGATGTGACGGTTGGCTTTGACACCGTGGAGTGTTTTGGAGAGTTCATAGACCATACTTTTGAACCAAATTGATTGTGCATAGAGTAACATAATTAGGTACGTACTCAAAAATACAATATGCCATGACTGGATGAAAAATAAGGGTTGATAGAGAGTGTTGAATATTATTCTGGGTATGACCCAAAAAAGCTCTGCGTTAAGAGCAGAGCTTTGTTTAGAGAATTTATTAATCGACTAACTGGGTGTTAGAAGTAGTAACGAATACCTGCAGCGAATTGGTCGTCTCTGTTTTCGAATTTACCGCCAACGAACTGATCTTTACCTAGGTCGAATTGGTACTCAGTCCAAACTAGGAATTTGTTCTTCTGGAAGTGGTATTCAACACCAGGGATAAGCAAGTTACGCTCATAGCCATCTGTCTCGTCATCACGATCTTCCATGTAGTTGTAGTTCAACGTAGGGCGTAGGCCATTGTCGAAGTGGTAGTAAGTGTAGATTTCACCACCTAGGGTATCGAACATTACATCCGTACCGCCTTGGCTTACTGCTTCCCAGTTTTCGCCAACATGGAAAGTGGCACCTGCGTAGAAGCCACCGTTGCTGTAGTTCGCACCCAATAGCATGATGCGCATGTTGTCGCCATTTTCTACGCCAACCACACCTGAGTCTAGGTCTGCAATTTCATTTTGGTGGTAAGCTGCACCAAGTGTTACACCATCAACCGGTTTGTAAGTGATTGACGCGCCCATACCGTTTTTCAATGAAGCTGTCGCATTACTCGCTAGTGCCACTTCTTCACGTGTCGTTTGGTAAGTGAAGCCGTAGCTTACTTGGTCGTTGATCGAGTTACGGTAAGTAATGGAGTTTTCTGCTCGACCTGTACCAGATGCAATACCCCAGTCAGAAAGGTTGTAAACACCTGAGCCGCGAGTACCGAAGACACGACCTAAGTCGGTGTACCATGCTACGTCATAAAAAGTAGACCATTGCTTAGTACCTGCTGCGATCTTGCCGTATTTGTCGTGCTCTACGCCTGCGTATAGAAGTCGGTCGTAAATATTGTCGCCGTTAGCACCTGAGTTGTAACCCCATTCAGCATGGCCAAAGCCAGTCCAGCCGTTATCGAGTCCCATTTGACCTTTAAGGCCGAAACGAGAGCTACCGCTGTTCCACTCACCGTTGTGGTCGCCGCCCTTATCTTGGTAACGAACGTCGAAACGACCGTCTAAAGTAAGGCTATCGCCCGCGTCATTGGTAAAAGTGTGTGCAGCAAAAGCAGAGCCTGAGGTAAGTGCTGTCAGGATCACTGCTGAAAGAATCGACTTTTTCATTGTAATTCTCTTTATTCAGGCCATAGAAAGCCACCGTGCTTTCAAGCCCGTTATATTGGTAATGGTTTGGCAGGGTGTACCCCATCCATGAGGCACTAGTAGATTCAGTTATTAGTGGAGCAATAATGAATTGGTTGGAGCACTTACTGGGAGCGAGAAGGGTCCCCCAGTAAGCGTGGCAACCTAAATCAGATGTCTATTTAGGTTTCCACTATTTCGTTTCAATCTTTTGGATTAAAGCGCATTGATTACAGCGTTGGGTTCATGATGCTTGAAGTGCGTTCGAACACATCTAGACCTTGCTGCTGTAGCCAGTAAGGAAGGTCGATAAGAACCCAGTTCTCAGACAGCTTGTCACCGTCACGGTAGTAAACGTCAACTACTTGCATGTTTGCACGTACTTCACCGCCAGTCATACCTAGGAAGCCACCTGTTGGTGTGTTTGATAGGTTTGGCCAACCGAAGAAACATGAGAAGTTACCCTCAGCGAAACGACAAACGTGGCCGTTGAACTTCTTGTCTTTCAGGTTGTTACGGAAAGGAAGTTGGTGCTGTTGTTGGTAGCGAGGAATTGTGTAAGACGCGCCGATGCCACATGGACCGTACCAAATCATGTCTTTTGACCAGCTCTTCGCTAGTACTTCTGGTGGGCAACCCATCGCACCGCTGTCGTTAAGAGCAGACAGGTCATCAACCATTTTGTTTACTAGAGCAAGTGTCGCAACACCTTCTTCTGGAGCCGCGTCTTCGAATAGCAGACCATCGTGGTTACGTGGACCAGGGTATACGAAGTGCTTACCAGTTGATGGTGGAAGTGGGTAGCAACCCGCTTGATCCATCATGCCTAGTAGGTCTAGGAACAGGCCTGTCTTAGTGATTTTGCCATCAACAACACAGTTAAATTCTGCGTAGCGAACGTTCATGATCTTGCCAGTTGGGCGCATGCCTAGGTATTCGGCGTCGAATAGACCCATGAAGTGACCCATGCTCATTACCCAAATCTCATCTGGGTTAACTTCGTTGTTACCACCGATGAAGATGTCTTGACGACGCTGCATGCGAGTCATCGACTTCATCATTGGTGCCCAGAATACGTCAGCTGCTGCTTGTGCGCCTTCTTGCTCGCGGAATGGGTAAACACCGCGCCACAAGTAATCTTCAGAAGTGTGTGCTTTTAAAACTTCAGCAACGTTCTCGTGAGTTGCGTTTTCCATTGCATCGAAGTATTCACGAACAATGCGTTTCGCTTCTTGATATTTAGACATAATAATTTCTCTTTGTGTTGTCGAGTCAACATTCGGAACAGGACTCGATTTGATTTTGTTACCGGCTGACTTATCAGCCGGTTTTAAATTTTTCGTATTTGAACTTCAGCGTATGAGTATCGAATTAAGCTTTTGCTGCTTCAGCTTTTTTGCTCTTATCGAAGACGCCACCTTTAAGAGTTTCAGGCAGTGTTAGCCATAGTAAGCCGGCGATAATCCATACGATT
This window contains:
- a CDS encoding ABC1 kinase family protein; this encodes MSAKERNLPTHRISRFSKFASLATRVAGNVLTEGTKQIAQGNRPKAKDLLLTPQNIARLTDQLAHLRGAAMKLGQMLSMDAGDVLEPELADILSRLRSDADPLPTKQLNQVLESSLGINWKAEFLSFNFKPIASASIGQVHQAYSDAGDKLAVKVQYPGIRKSIDSDVDNVGTLLNIVGLIPKSVDYKGLLEEAKKQLHDEADYAREAEYATRCQNALKEHSHFVVPKIHTQISSESVLAMDFIEGISIEQIEGYDQSTRDFVMHSLLELMFKELFDLKMVQTDPNFANYLYVEQTRQIGLLDFGATREYSDRFSDGYRLAFTSVVNQDESGLNQALEQIGFFSEAILPEQRQAILNLVTMACEPMLVDEDYDFKASGLAQRLREAGTILSMEQEYWHTPPADALFLHRKIGGMYLLAARLGARVNISRLVAPYLISDDT
- a CDS encoding thiol-disulfide oxidoreductase DCC family protein; protein product: MTSLTIFYDGTCPLCAKEIAALAKHDVENKIQTIDIYSEAFSDYPQIDADAANTVLHALDENGKLLLGLDVTYQAWRLVGKGWLYAPLRWAIFKPVADWCYLRFAKNRYKVSFWLTGKSRCDGNSCTK
- a CDS encoding DUF1439 domain-containing protein — its product is MTTKSMSRFIIAFITLMLGGCVSYSVTEQEMTNYLQDSVMLEQEVGVQNVMYAQVAVDDLAVQIGRADAERVSVLANTNAQVQVFNVPNMRLDLDIEFSAIPEYDKESGEIYLKSLRLERFEEKDKQLSPEVAKLLKPAVSMIGFALSQSPVYKLDSNKVQESLIKSSEPNLVIKDNKLVIELFD
- a CDS encoding glutamate synthase-related protein produces the protein MKNPVIADNKPVKVELTEGEEYYFCTCGKSKNQPFCDGSHAGTGFKPKSFVAQETGDAYLCRCKYSNNLPFCDGTHKQFTAEQVGQEGPDVHIQAATPDLSPAASATKEEPTVEFIHQLARDGLSKVGHHGPMTSMGVPRYLLPHWDDIQVMVAQMATKPLLENVPVGTELIIGPKAKKPLKLNISLFVSDMSFGSLSEEAKISLATGAELAGTGICSGEGGMLPEEQAANSRYFYELASAQFGYDESKLKNVQAFHFKGGQGAKTGTGGHLPGAKNIGKIAEVRGIEAGTAAISPPTFVDLKTVEDFKKFADRVREVTGGIPIGFKLSANHIEEDIQFALDASADYIILDGRGGGTGAAPEMFRDHISVPTIPALARARAYLDKQGVSDRVTLIITGGLRVPMDFVKAMALGADGVAISNSAMQSIGCVAARMCNTNNCPAGIATQKADLRQRLNVEKASNQLKNFFEASTELMQVMARACGHDHLNQFNPHDLATWNREMAELSGVAYSGVSPLNQLK
- a CDS encoding NADPH-dependent FMN reductase, with amino-acid sequence MKVLAIGATNSKASINQQLAAYTASLVEGAQVEVLDLNDFEMPIYSEDREKESGVHQHAQRFFSKIGEADAVVISFAEYNGSYTAAFENVFDWTSRIDMKVYQGKPVVMLSTSPGPGGASSVLSSAVHSAPYFDADVKGSMSVPSFYDNFNVETGEIINAEMAENLKSIMNQI
- the soxR gene encoding redox-sensitive transcriptional activator SoxR codes for the protein MRNIVYLTIGQLSERSGVAPSALRFYETKGLIASIRTNGNQRRYQSAMLRRIALIQVAQSIGFTLEEITEELSTLPMNHTATKRDWERVAKKWQGQLDSKMAQIKSLQENLTGCIGCGCLSMQKCNLLNPDDILHDQGQGAQRIVDQTN
- a CDS encoding VOC family protein: MFSHVFLGTEDIERAKAFYDPIMKVLGYSEGSVDPKGRCVYVSQTGVLGLTQPIDGQPATHGNGMTVGFLASSPEVVDDWHRVGVENGGTSIENGPGARGSDERRLYMAYLRDPDGNKICATHFMP
- a CDS encoding globin family protein; translation: MKPNELFYESFERCRIDQEFLETFLADFCEHNPRFSERFEKIGLEQQTKMLKASIILIYNSAGLPSVRNSVRKLGKRHKDLGLDISEIELNEWFNSLLNTVKKYDPHYDESVEQAWTETLEAGLTIMKKECVV
- a CDS encoding LacI family DNA-binding transcriptional regulator is translated as MNSPKHSTVSKPTVTSKDVAKLAGVSQSTVSRVFVPGSSVSEKTKQKVFDAAKSLNYRPNAFARSLTTNESKLIGLVFPDADYPIHMKTLQLISTELQKQGYSAVLIPWQVDGNDNHSIPNIFQYRVDGVIAASATFNKSLYEECEEFNIPIVQYARVVEGTKSSHVISDNYAAGQVAAQHLHSVGTKSAVYLTGNVPTYTNGERESGFCSEFEDLTGKQARVIEADYDYLDALETIRTLFSEPTHPQAIFCATDNLAMAVMDVARLEFNLRIPEDLQVIGFDDIPQTQWLNYQLTTFKQDFRRLARESVKIVVSQIQEQDTSLVKLMVPVKFIERNTTLKAK
- a CDS encoding porin, which encodes MKKSILSAVILTALTSGSAFAAHTFTNDAGDSLTLDGRFDVRYQDKGGDHNGEWNSGSSRFGLKGQMGLDNGWTGFGHAEWGYNSGANGDNIYDRLLYAGVEHDKYGKIAAGTKQWSTFYDVAWYTDLGRVFGTRGSGVYNLSDWGIASGTGRAENSITYRNSINDQVSYGFTYQTTREEVALASNATASLKNGMGASITYKPVDGVTLGAAYHQNEIADLDSGVVGVENGDNMRIMLLGANYSNGGFYAGATFHVGENWEAVSQGGTDVMFDTLGGEIYTYYHFDNGLRPTLNYNYMEDRDDETDGYERNLLIPGVEYHFQKNKFLVWTEYQFDLGKDQFVGGKFENRDDQFAAGIRYYF
- a CDS encoding nuclear transport factor 2 family protein, producing the protein MSKYQEAKRIVREYFDAMENATHENVAEVLKAHTSEDYLWRGVYPFREQEGAQAAADVFWAPMMKSMTRMQRRQDIFIGGNNEVNPDEIWVMSMGHFMGLFDAEYLGMRPTGKIMNVRYAEFNCVVDGKITKTGLFLDLLGMMDQAGCYPLPPSTGKHFVYPGPRNHDGLLFEDAAPEEGVATLALVNKMVDDLSALNDSGAMGCPPEVLAKSWSKDMIWYGPCGIGASYTIPRYQQQHQLPFRNNLKDKKFNGHVCRFAEGNFSCFFGWPNLSNTPTGGFLGMTGGEVRANMQVVDVYYRDGDKLSENWVLIDLPYWLQQQGLDVFERTSSIMNPTL